DNA sequence from the Methylomonas albis genome:
TTCGACGGGGAATTCGCTGCCGTCTTTACGCAGACCGAACAGCTCCCGGCCTTCGCCCATGGGCCGGGATACCGGAGCGGCCAGATAAGCCTGGCGAAAACCGATATGCGGACCGCGAAATCGCTCCGGCACCAATACCTCAACAGCCTGCCCGATCAGCTCATCGCGCGAGTAACCAAACGATTTCTCGGTTTGAACATTGATCATCACAATGGTGCCCAACTCGTTAACCATCACAATGGCGCTGGGCGCGGATTCGATGGCTTGGCGAAACCGGTGCTCCAGCTTTTTATGTTCGGTGATATTTTCGTGCATCACGATGGCCTTACCCATGGCTTGATCGGAAAAAGGTACCACTTTACCTTCAAACCATCGCCGCCCGGTCCGCGAAGCATAGGAGTATTCCATAGCGAAGGCCGTTTGCGTACCGTTCAGCACCGACCGCACGCCCTGAATAAAACCTTCGGCGCCGAAATGGCGAGCCAAGCCCCCTTCCAGTAGTGACAAATAGTTTTGGCCGATCGGCAAAGTCTGTGGTCCGACGCTTTTCGCAGCTTCAATCTCCGCCCAGGGCCTATTGCCGGCCAAGATAGTGCCGGCCGCATCGAGCACGCAAAACTGAATCGGTAGTGCACTGACGACGGCATGGATAAACTGTTCCGACGCTTCGGGCGAGTTTGGCGGCTTTTTCATTGGGCTAGCCGCCAGCAGATAACCTGCCTCGAGGCCCTGGGACTCTGCCAAAGAGAACACGGAGAGTGCTACCGGAATGCGGCTATTGATTTTGCCGTTATAAGTCCATTCGCAGTGCTCACCGCAAATTAAACTCAGGGCTTGCAGACTTTCCGCCGTCGTCCTTTCATGTAGCGCGATGTCTTTTTCGGCAAGGTCGGTAGCATCGAAGAAAAACAAAGGCGTGAGGATACCGACCACTTCCGTCCGGTTGTAACCCAATAGCCGTTCAGCGGCCGGATTAAATGCCTGAATAATGCCTTGGCTGTCGGTGGCCATCACGCAGACATCTTGTGCATCCAACACCGCCAGTAGCAATGGTGCCGATGCAGCTTGCAGCAAGTCTGACATTTCTATCCTCCTTGGCCCGTTCACAGATGTTCGTTGCGGCGTTTCCTAGCCGCCAAGTTAACCCGCAGACGCAAACTTACCTAGCGCGGCTTTCACCAGCATAAGCCTCCCAGATGGGGCCATCAAGTACGTACGTCTACCTATGTGCCCACAGAAATGACTTTATTCCCCCCTCAGCCCTTCACCTGCTGCCACCTCGGTTAAATACCCTTGCGCCTGAGTCAAATACGTAGTCGTCCGTATTTTTGCTCGAAATAAGTAGTGTCAAAATGCAACGCCAACATTCACGCGGCGGGGGACCACGTATTGCAAAGCTTCGCCGGGTTACTGACGTCGAAGTTACGGCAACGGGATACCTTGGCAAGGCTTGGCGGCGACGAATTCGCTTTGCTACTGGAGCACACGACAATAGATCAGGCCTATGACATTGCCAACGAATTGTGCGAATGCGTGCGGAAATTTGCGCCTGATTTGGGCGGGCCAAGAGTTTGCGGTCAACGCCAGCATCGGCATCAGCGCGCTGGCCGGTACCGCTGGCAATATTGCGGACGCACTGTACCACGCCGATTCAGCTTGCTACGAAGCCAAGAAAAAAGGCCGTAACCAAATCCACGTCTATAGCTACCTTGCCCGTCAATGCCCCGCGTTGCCAATATTCAATTGCTGACAACTGCATTTAGCAAAAAACTGGAGAAAGACCATGACAAAAATCTTTATAGTCTTCATCGCTCTGTTCATTTTTACCGCCATCCTGCACGCCGACGAAAAAAACACGAATACCCAAGCTAAAATCCTGGAGAAATCTTTGGACAGCTTATTACCTTACACAGTCGAGCAAACCGAGTCATCTTTTACCAAAACGAGACACGGCGGCGTGCAACATGTCGTAGCCAAATCCGCAACCGATAGCATGTTGATAGCATCGATTCAGACCCATTTGCGTAAAATGATCGGGCAATTCAGAAAAGGCGATTTTTCGACAACTGAACGCATGCATGGTGCCAATATGCCTGGGCTTATGCAGTTAAAAACAGCCAAATCGGCTGATATAAGATTCGCGTATCGAGACTTGGAAAATGGTGGCCAAATTCGTTATTACAGCGAATATCCGCAATTTGTTTCGGCGCTACACGAATGGTTTGACGCTCAGGCACGCGCGCATGGTAACGTCGATCTACCCAGCGATATACAGCACCATTTAGCTAAATCTGAATAATATCGCCTAACGGCCAATAAAAGTTGCCGCCGCAGAAGAATACCCTTATTGCAAACCTCTACGCTGCAACCGGTGATTTACCTGCCAATGATACATTCTGGCTAACAAGGGCCGAATGAATGGCAGACCAATCAACCAGGCGAGCGGTTTTAGCTTAGGCACTTTAGCCATCAACACGATGTAGGCATCCAACTCGGTGACGACACTGCCGTCGACTTTACGCACGTGCAATTCTGATAAGGCTAGTTTTGGATCGATGCCCAGCTCGCACAACCGGCTTTCCTGGCCGGTAATATCAAACCAACAGACTTGCTGGTCCGTAGCACCGGAGAGTTTTTGGTAGGAATCTCTGTCGCGGACGCATTTCGGACAGGCACCGTCATAATAAACGGTCAATGGCTGGTCATTTTGGCGTTCGGTATCGGCTGGCATGGCAAGCTTCACGTCACCGATAACAGCCGTTCGAATCCCGGCAGCCAGTCCGAAAAGTTTGCAACGTAGTTATAAGCACAAACCGTTTTAAGGGATTTCGTGCCGATGATTTGGTAAATCCGTTGCGCTTGTTTGCGGGTTTCCGATTCCGGTCCGTATGGATTGAAACACAGCCCGGATGACGTCAGAAACACGTAGTCGCAGATGAACAACACATCCCGGTAGATATAAAAGGTAAATCCCGGCGTATGGCCGCCGACGTGGTAAGCCTCTACGCCACGGTGGCTGAAGTCCTCAGTGAAACGCCGGTCGATGTCGAATAAATCGACCAAATGGTGCTTGGCATCCAGTTCATGCAACCAGACCTCGGCGTTCCAGATTCGCCGGTATTGATTAGACGCGCCTAGGAAATGGTGGTGGGTGAATAGTATGCTTTGCACCGGCGCCAAATCGCGATTAAATGCCGACGGCGAATCAATCCACACCGCACCATCCGCGGTTTCAATACGGTACGCGCTGTGTTCCAAACCCAGTTTCGGCTCCGACAGCAATTGGCTGACCACATCGTTTACCGGATGAACGGTGACGCGATAGGCCTTTTCGGCTTCGTCCCAAGCCATGAACTGATCGTGGTGGGCGCCGCAAAACGGGCACACGTCCGGCATCTCGCCGATCATGTTATAACCACATTGCAGGCAAACCCATTGTTGAGAGTTTTCCGGGAAGTCTTGGCGAGGCATTTTTCGATCTCCTAAAGTGTGGCGATGGCCATAAGAAAACTATTTTGTGCCGACCATGCGCGCCGGGCAAACGATGGCATCAAAACCTTCGGCACTAATCAAGCCGCTGGCAATAGCTTCTTCCCGCAGTGTACTGCGATTGGCCATCGCCGCCTTGGCGATACGCGCGGCATTGTCGTAACCGATCTGCGGCACCAAGGCGGTCACCAACATCAACGATTGCTGCATTAACTGCTCGATACGTTCAGTGTTCGGCACGATACCGGCCAGACAATGGTCGGTAAAACTGATGGCGGCGTCGGCGAGTAAGCGGATCGATTGCAAGACGTTGTAAATGATCACCGGCTTGAAAGCGTTAAGCTCCAGATGCCCTTGCGCGCCGGCGAATGTCACCGTCACGTGGTTGCCTATAACCTGTGCGCACACCATGCTCAAGGCCTCGCATTGGGTAGGATTGACCTTGCCGGGCATGATGGATGAACCGGGCTCGTTTTCGGGAAGCATCAATTCCCCCAAGCCGCAACGCGGCCCGGAACCCAGCAGGCGCACATCGTTGGCGATTTTGTTGAGGCTAACTGCGATGGAATTCAACACCCCAGAGATTTCCACCAACGCATCATGGCTGGCCATTGCCTCGAACCTGTTGTGGGCGGACACAAACGGCAAGCCGGTAAAACTCGCCACCTGTTCGGCAAAGGCTTCCGCAAAACCCGGCTTGGCATTCAGACCGGTGCCGACCGCCGTACCGCCTTGAGCCAGCGGGTACAAACGTTTAACACTGTCGTTAATACGCTCGATAGCTAGTTGTACTTGCGTGGCATAGCCTGAAAACTCCTGGCCTAAGGTCAACGGCGTGGCGTCCTGCAGATGCGTGCGGCCGATTTTGATGATGCTGTCCCAGGCCTGGGATTTATCGTGCAACACCTGATGCAGGCGTTGCAGGGCCGGAATCAGTAATTGATGCAATTGCTCAACTGTGGCGATATGCATCGCGGTTGGGAACACATCGTTGCTGGATTGGCTGCGATTGCAATGATCGTTGGGATGCACCGGTATTTTTGAACCTAGCGCGCCGCCGAGTCGTTCGCAGGCCAGATTGGCGATGACCTCGTTGGCATTCATATTGGATTGGGTGCCGGAACCGGTTTGCCAGATCACTAAGGGAAAGTGTTCGTCCAATTCGCCTTCTATGACTTTCTGCGCGGCTTCGGCAATCGCCTGCGCAATCGTAACGTCGATATTAACGACTTCGATGTTAGCCAGTGCCGCGCAACGCTTGACGATACCAAGCGCCCGAATCAGCGGCCTGGGCAGTCGTTCGTTACCGATTTTGAAATGCTGTAAAGATCGTTGAGTTTGCGCGCCCCAGTATTTCTCGGCCGGCACGGCGATTTCGCCAAAAGAGTCCATCTCGATCCGCACTTTGGAAGACTCCGCGTTCATGCCTTGATCCGCCTATAAATCGCCGGGTTTCAACAACATCTTACGCACTTCGCCGACGTGAGTTTCTTCCAGGGCACACAGGCGCCGCGCGTACTCTTCCAACAGCACATTGCGGCCGTTTACCAAACCCAGCAAGCGG
Encoded proteins:
- a CDS encoding thiol-disulfide oxidoreductase DCC family protein, whose protein sequence is MPADTERQNDQPLTVYYDGACPKCVRDRDSYQKLSGATDQQVCWFDITGQESRLCELGIDPKLALSELHVRKVDGSVVTELDAYIVLMAKVPKLKPLAWLIGLPFIRPLLARMYHWQVNHRLQRRGLQ
- a CDS encoding aspartate carbamoyltransferase, which translates into the protein MTKIFIVFIALFIFTAILHADEKNTNTQAKILEKSLDSLLPYTVEQTESSFTKTRHGGVQHVVAKSATDSMLIASIQTHLRKMIGQFRKGDFSTTERMHGANMPGLMQLKTAKSADIRFAYRDLENGGQIRYYSEYPQFVSALHEWFDAQARAHGNVDLPSDIQHHLAKSE
- a CDS encoding GGDEF domain-containing protein, translating into MTLPTNCANACGNLRLIWAGQEFAVNASIGISALAGTAGNIADALYHADSACYEAKKKGRNQIHVYSYLARQCPALPIFNC
- a CDS encoding PAS domain S-box protein, producing the protein MSDLLQAASAPLLLAVLDAQDVCVMATDSQGIIQAFNPAAERLLGYNRTEVVGILTPLFFFDATDLAEKDIALHERTTAESLQALSLICGEHCEWTYNGKINSRIPVALSVFSLAESQGLEAGYLLAASPMKKPPNSPEASEQFIHAVVSALPIQFCVLDAAGTILAGNRPWAEIEAAKSVGPQTLPIGQNYLSLLEGGLARHFGAEGFIQGVRSVLNGTQTAFAMEYSYASRTGRRWFEGKVVPFSDQAMGKAIVMHENITEHKKLEHRFRQAIESAPSAIVMVNELGTIVMINVQTEKSFGYSRDELIGQAVEVLVPERFRGPHIGFRQAYLAAPVSRPMGEGRELFGLRKDGSEFPVEIGLGLIDDEDGIIVLSSIIDITERRNASDKLKQALNEKEVLLKEVYHRVKNNLQVVSSLINLQAGNVKNETTGDLLKQSADRIKAMALLHEKLYHSKDLAKIDFKDYIRSLVDHLLFGYGTHSSKIAVDLRVDEVYLNVDTAIPCGLIINELLSNALKHAFPGDSCGKVDISFTHSQGELMLVIADNGIGLPDQLEINHSTSLGLQLVHTLTNQLMGEMTVERSHGAAFTLRFAEIL
- the fumC gene encoding class II fumarate hydratase, whose protein sequence is MNAESSKVRIEMDSFGEIAVPAEKYWGAQTQRSLQHFKIGNERLPRPLIRALGIVKRCAALANIEVVNIDVTIAQAIAEAAQKVIEGELDEHFPLVIWQTGSGTQSNMNANEVIANLACERLGGALGSKIPVHPNDHCNRSQSSNDVFPTAMHIATVEQLHQLLIPALQRLHQVLHDKSQAWDSIIKIGRTHLQDATPLTLGQEFSGYATQVQLAIERINDSVKRLYPLAQGGTAVGTGLNAKPGFAEAFAEQVASFTGLPFVSAHNRFEAMASHDALVEISGVLNSIAVSLNKIANDVRLLGSGPRCGLGELMLPENEPGSSIMPGKVNPTQCEALSMVCAQVIGNHVTVTFAGAQGHLELNAFKPVIIYNVLQSIRLLADAAISFTDHCLAGIVPNTERIEQLMQQSLMLVTALVPQIGYDNAARIAKAAMANRSTLREEAIASGLISAEGFDAIVCPARMVGTK
- a CDS encoding MBL fold metallo-hydrolase; its protein translation is MPRQDFPENSQQWVCLQCGYNMIGEMPDVCPFCGAHHDQFMAWDEAEKAYRVTVHPVNDVVSQLLSEPKLGLEHSAYRIETADGAVWIDSPSAFNRDLAPVQSILFTHHHFLGASNQYRRIWNAEVWLHELDAKHHLVDLFDIDRRFTEDFSHRGVEAYHVGGHTPGFTFYIYRDVLFICDYVFLTSSGLCFNPYGPESETRKQAQRIYQIIGTKSLKTVCAYNYVANFSDWLPGFERLLSVT